From Vicugna pacos chromosome 6, VicPac4, whole genome shotgun sequence, a single genomic window includes:
- the RPL10L gene encoding ribosomal protein uL16-like produces the protein MGRRPARCYRYCKNKPYPRSRFCRGVPDPKIRIFDLGRKKAKVDEFPLCGHMVSDEYEQLSSEALEAARICANKYMVKSCGRDGFHIRVRLHPFHVIRINKMLSCAGADRLQTGMRGAFGKPQGTVARVHIGQVIMSIRTKLQNKEHVIEALRRAKFKFPGRQKIHISKKWGFTKFNADEFEDKVAEKRLIPDGCGVKYVPNRGPLYKWRALHS, from the coding sequence ATGGGCCGCCGCCCGGCTCGTTGTTACCGGTATTGCAAGAATAAGCCATATCCAAGGTCTCGCTTCTGCCGAGGTGTCCCTGATCCCAAGATCCGCATTTTTGACCTTGGTCGGAAGAAGGCAAAAGTGGATGAGTTCCCACTCTGTGGACACATGGTGTCGGATGAATATGAGCAGCTCTCTTCTGAAGCCCTGGAGGCCGCCCGAATTTGTGCCAACAAGTACATGGTGAAAAGTTGTGGCAGAGATGGCTTTCACATCCGAGTGCGGCTCCATCCATTCCACGTCATCCGCATCAACAAGATGCTGTCCTGTGCTGGGGCCGACAGGCTCCAGACCGGTATGCGAGGTGCATTTGGAAAGCCCCAGGGTACAGTGGCCAGAGTCCACATTGGTCAAGTCATCATGTCCATCCGCACCAAGCTGCAGAACAAGGAACATGTGATTGAAGCCTTACGCAGGGCCAAGTTCAAGTTCCCTGGCCGCCAGAAGATTCATATCTCCAAGAAGTGGGGCTTTACCAAGTTTAATGCCGATGAATTTGAAGACAAAGTGGCTGAGAAGCGCCTCATCCCGGATGGTTGTGGAGTCAAATACGTTCCCAATCGCGGTCCTCTGTACAAGTGGCGAGCTCTGCACTCGTGA